A portion of the Edaphobacter lichenicola genome contains these proteins:
- the dapF gene encoding diaminopimelate epimerase, producing the protein MIPFVKAHACGNDFLIIDESLAQRRHADLARKLCARNTSVGADGIEFLDRTLNGELFLRLFNADGSEAELSGNGTRCVAAWLASSEGKQDIALGTHGGLRTCHVVESADPVYLIESEMGVPRVMQRTIVIPDVGNVPGAMVNVGNPHFVLFVDTEDFSAHGYTWQDLGAQISTSPLFPHGTNVEFVRVLSPSEIAFRIFERGCGPTTSSGTGTCASSAAAMVLRGVDRELTAIAEGGPQRTVWQSNDVVMRLTGPAEIICRGEVNGL; encoded by the coding sequence ATGATTCCTTTCGTCAAAGCGCACGCCTGTGGCAACGACTTTCTCATCATCGACGAGTCGTTGGCGCAGCGCCGTCACGCCGATCTTGCACGCAAGCTGTGCGCTCGTAACACCAGCGTTGGTGCTGACGGCATCGAGTTTCTCGACCGCACACTAAACGGCGAGCTTTTTCTAAGGCTATTCAACGCCGACGGCAGCGAGGCAGAGCTCTCCGGCAACGGAACGCGTTGCGTAGCAGCGTGGCTCGCAAGCAGCGAGGGAAAACAGGATATCGCGCTCGGCACCCACGGCGGTCTTCGTACCTGCCACGTAGTCGAATCGGCTGATCCTGTCTACCTCATCGAGAGCGAGATGGGCGTCCCGCGGGTGATGCAGCGCACGATTGTGATCCCCGACGTCGGCAATGTTCCTGGGGCTATGGTGAATGTGGGGAATCCGCACTTCGTTCTCTTCGTCGATACAGAGGATTTCAGCGCACACGGCTATACCTGGCAAGACTTAGGCGCACAGATCAGCACCAGTCCACTCTTTCCGCATGGCACCAACGTCGAGTTCGTCCGCGTACTCTCGCCTTCGGAGATCGCATTCCGTATATTCGAGCGCGGCTGCGGCCCAACAACCTCGTCCGGCACTGGCACCTGCGCTTCTTCCGCTGCTGCGATGGTGCTGCGTGGCGTGGATCGTGAGCTGACGGCTATCGCTGAGGGCGGACCGCAAAGGACAGTATGGCAGTCGAATGATGTCGTAATGCGGCTGACGGGACCAGCCGAGATCATCTGCCGGGGCGAGGTGAACGGCCTGTGA
- a CDS encoding glycosyltransferase family 39 protein, with amino-acid sequence MSPATRQETFPIALGAVLLSFIALMISYSRGYLLLYGDAVAHLGIARRILDSRNPGLVQLGGVWLPLPHLLMLPFVQKIEWWQNGLAGAWPSLVCYIASVAGLYRLARRMMVPRWALAATALYALNPNLLYLSTTAMTEPLFLALLIWITLLTAECVSAIHDARYAQVGRRLLLLALFIPAAVYTRYDGWILGAAVWCVLTFTLARHGDVWRRVAPSFVVFTLLTVAAPLSWLAYNQHFFHDPLDFMRGPYSAAAIEKKTMPPNGHHHRGWHNPLWALVFYTRTAQIDAAFWETGFLLMAAAVAGMVMAIRRRVALASLLLWMPLPFYIYSIAYGSVPIFIPQLWPHSYYNSRYGMELLPALSIFAFLAAAWIESRWSETQPLAKRLMQPIALGLVALNTVGMMRQTPLVLKEALVNSITRVGFERQLALQLRAFPDGATILMYNSDHIGALQDAAMPLKQTINEGDYDSFQAALAAPAEHATYIVAIAGDPVAAAVAAHPEGLTELTILCTSGQPCARVYRSDQTISHPPKL; translated from the coding sequence GTGAGTCCAGCAACGCGCCAGGAGACGTTCCCGATCGCTCTTGGCGCCGTGCTCCTGTCATTTATTGCGCTGATGATCTCCTACTCACGCGGTTATCTTCTGCTCTACGGTGATGCCGTCGCGCATCTTGGTATCGCTCGCCGTATTCTCGACTCACGGAATCCCGGACTGGTTCAGTTGGGCGGTGTCTGGCTGCCGCTGCCTCATCTCTTAATGCTGCCTTTCGTGCAGAAGATAGAGTGGTGGCAGAACGGGCTTGCCGGTGCGTGGCCTTCACTGGTGTGCTACATCGCAAGCGTCGCGGGGCTATACCGTCTGGCACGCCGCATGATGGTGCCACGATGGGCCCTTGCCGCGACTGCGCTCTATGCGCTGAATCCTAACCTGCTCTATCTCTCCACGACCGCGATGACGGAGCCGCTCTTTCTCGCGCTCCTCATTTGGATAACATTGCTCACGGCCGAGTGCGTGTCGGCCATTCATGATGCACGGTACGCCCAGGTTGGCCGCCGCCTTCTTCTGCTTGCGCTGTTTATTCCTGCTGCGGTTTACACGCGCTATGACGGTTGGATACTCGGCGCTGCCGTCTGGTGCGTTCTCACATTCACGCTTGCGCGCCATGGCGATGTGTGGCGTAGAGTCGCACCTTCTTTTGTCGTCTTCACTCTATTGACTGTGGCGGCCCCACTCAGCTGGCTTGCGTATAACCAGCACTTCTTTCACGACCCGCTCGACTTCATGCGGGGGCCTTACTCAGCAGCGGCTATCGAGAAGAAAACCATGCCACCGAACGGGCACCATCATCGCGGATGGCACAATCCTCTTTGGGCGCTGGTCTTTTACACTCGCACGGCGCAGATCGACGCCGCCTTCTGGGAGACTGGGTTCCTGCTGATGGCGGCTGCTGTCGCTGGCATGGTCATGGCCATTCGCCGCCGCGTAGCGCTGGCATCGTTGCTCCTCTGGATGCCGCTTCCGTTCTATATCTACTCCATCGCATATGGCTCGGTACCTATCTTCATTCCGCAGCTCTGGCCGCACTCTTACTACAACTCGCGCTACGGCATGGAACTGCTTCCGGCTCTCTCGATCTTTGCGTTCTTGGCCGCAGCATGGATTGAGAGCCGATGGAGCGAGACGCAGCCGCTTGCGAAGAGACTCATGCAGCCAATTGCTCTCGGACTAGTTGCGTTGAACACGGTCGGAATGATGCGCCAGACACCGCTTGTGTTGAAAGAGGCCCTCGTGAACTCCATCACTCGGGTCGGTTTTGAGAGACAGCTCGCCCTTCAACTGCGTGCATTTCCGGATGGAGCGACCATTCTGATGTATAACTCCGATCACATCGGTGCCCTGCAGGATGCTGCGATGCCGCTGAAGCAGACTATCAACGAAGGGGACTACGACAGCTTCCAGGCAGCACTGGCAGCCCCTGCCGAACATGCAACGTACATCGTCGCGATCGCCGGAGACCCTGTCGCCGCTGCCGTCGCAGCTCATCCTGAAGGTCTTACCGAGTTGACGATCTTGTGCACGAGCGGCCAGCCGTGCGCCCGCGTCTATCGATCCGATCAAACGATCTCTCATCCACCGAAGTTATAG
- a CDS encoding PfkB family carbohydrate kinase — protein sequence MAILVVGSVAFDTIETPHGAVQNCLGGAATHFSLAASYFTPVRVIAVVGKDFTAEHEAIFTRRGIDIQGIEHMDGLSFHWTGSYSGNMDEAKTLGTDLNVFETFEPKIPDAYKDSEFLFLANIDPVLQARVRSQMPKVRMVCGDTMNYWIADHAANLAKVLRELDVLLINDGEARMLANERNLVLAAEKVLAMGPKTLVVKHGEYGATAFFSDRSFGGGTKISRPFRAPALPLSEVVDPTGAGDSFAGGFYGYLASQPTLTPAVFRTAMFYGGVMGSFAVERFGTERLQNVSKQEIDERFKLFVEISHLDHASV from the coding sequence ATGGCGATTCTCGTGGTTGGATCAGTTGCATTCGACACTATTGAAACTCCGCATGGTGCGGTGCAGAACTGTCTCGGTGGTGCGGCAACGCACTTCTCTCTTGCAGCGAGCTATTTCACTCCTGTGCGCGTCATCGCCGTCGTCGGGAAAGACTTCACTGCGGAGCACGAAGCAATCTTTACTCGCCGCGGCATCGACATTCAGGGCATTGAGCACATGGATGGCCTCAGCTTCCACTGGACGGGCTCCTACTCGGGCAACATGGATGAGGCGAAGACGCTCGGGACCGATTTGAACGTCTTCGAGACCTTCGAGCCGAAGATTCCCGACGCTTACAAGGACAGCGAATTTCTCTTTCTCGCCAACATCGATCCTGTGTTGCAGGCTCGTGTGCGCAGCCAGATGCCGAAGGTGCGTATGGTCTGCGGCGACACGATGAACTACTGGATTGCCGACCACGCCGCGAACCTCGCCAAGGTGTTGCGCGAACTCGACGTGTTGCTGATCAACGATGGCGAAGCGCGGATGTTGGCGAACGAGCGTAACCTTGTGCTCGCGGCGGAAAAAGTGCTCGCGATGGGGCCGAAGACGCTAGTGGTCAAGCATGGTGAATACGGCGCGACCGCCTTCTTTAGCGATCGTTCGTTCGGTGGTGGAACGAAGATCTCGCGCCCCTTCCGTGCGCCGGCTCTGCCGTTGTCGGAGGTGGTCGATCCTACGGGCGCGGGCGATTCCTTCGCTGGTGGCTTCTACGGATACCTCGCCTCGCAACCCACTCTCACTCCGGCGGTGTTTCGGACAGCGATGTTCTACGGAGGCGTCATGGGGTCGTTCGCCGTGGAGCGCTTTGGAACAGAGCGTTTGCAGAATGTGAGCAAGCAGGAGATCGACGAGCGCTTCAAACTCTTTGTGGAGATCTCGCACCTTGACCACGCGAGCGTCTAA
- the mtnP gene encoding S-methyl-5'-thioadenosine phosphorylase: MKKAEIGIIGGSGLYAMPGLTNVREERVTTPFGEPSDVFVLGELEGRSVAFLARHGRGHRILPSELNFRANIFAMKMLGVDTILSVSAVGSLKEEHKPTDFVIPDQFIDRTFARASTFFGEGIVAHVSFGDPICGPLAGVLKQACDTVGVVGKSGGTYVCMEGPQFSTRAESNLYRSWGADIIGMTNLQEAKLAREAEICYATVAMVTDYDCWREGHDDVTVDQIVAVMHQNAENASKVVRAAVAAMPSDMTKGCACVDALKYAILTDRKAIPEETRKKLSLLLDKYL, translated from the coding sequence TTGAAGAAGGCAGAGATTGGCATCATCGGCGGCAGCGGCTTATATGCGATGCCTGGACTTACCAACGTGCGTGAAGAGCGCGTTACAACACCCTTTGGCGAGCCGTCCGACGTCTTCGTCCTCGGGGAGCTTGAGGGCCGCAGCGTCGCGTTTCTTGCCCGTCACGGACGCGGGCACCGCATCCTGCCCAGCGAGTTGAACTTTCGCGCAAACATCTTTGCGATGAAGATGCTTGGGGTCGATACAATCCTTTCGGTCTCCGCAGTGGGCTCGCTGAAAGAGGAGCACAAGCCAACTGATTTTGTTATTCCAGATCAGTTTATCGATCGCACTTTTGCTCGTGCCTCTACCTTTTTCGGCGAAGGCATCGTCGCTCACGTCTCATTCGGCGACCCGATCTGCGGGCCGTTGGCCGGTGTGCTGAAGCAGGCCTGTGACACCGTGGGCGTTGTCGGGAAGAGTGGCGGAACCTATGTCTGCATGGAGGGCCCACAGTTTTCTACGCGTGCGGAGTCGAACCTTTATCGCAGCTGGGGCGCAGACATTATTGGAATGACCAATCTGCAGGAGGCCAAGCTCGCCCGTGAGGCTGAGATCTGCTACGCCACGGTAGCGATGGTCACCGACTATGACTGCTGGCGTGAAGGCCACGACGATGTCACCGTCGATCAGATCGTCGCTGTGATGCACCAGAACGCTGAGAATGCATCGAAGGTCGTACGTGCCGCTGTCGCTGCGATGCCATCGGATATGACGAAGGGTTGTGCCTGTGTCGATGCGCTGAAGTATGCCATTCTAACGGATCGTAAGGCGATTCCGGAGGAGACTCGGAAGAAGCTTTCGCTGTTGCTCGACAAATATCTTTGA
- the ygfZ gene encoding CAF17-like 4Fe-4S cluster assembly/insertion protein YgfZ has protein sequence MTSSTQSDPAVSSTSGSASQLSALLRGAGISSLENVGWIRVTGEDRVRWLNGMVTNSIQALSPGEGTYNFLLSVQGRIQGDATIFAGTDDLLMETEASQVAGLVALLDRFIIMDDVELADITANRSGLSLVGPQAASLLQKIGVPADGLKPLSMHTIPWGDAEVSVVHAYSPLVPRYELWADAATVAKLYSALSTAEATHCEDQALNWLRMLEGTPLYGTDIRDRELPQETGQTRALHFAKGCYLGQEIVERIRSRGNVHRTFSGFRLDGELPTAGAPLEADSKQVGELTSVAAIPLPDEIGGTIQLALGYVRREALDRGIPIVYSGGVALPVSLPFSAAAASELLAASETSERV, from the coding sequence ATGACCTCGTCAACCCAATCCGATCCTGCTGTTTCATCGACATCCGGCTCCGCCTCCCAGCTCTCGGCGCTTCTGCGTGGCGCAGGTATATCCAGCCTGGAAAACGTCGGGTGGATCCGTGTCACAGGAGAAGATCGGGTCCGATGGCTGAACGGAATGGTCACCAACTCGATCCAGGCATTGAGCCCCGGTGAGGGAACCTATAACTTCCTGCTGAGCGTGCAAGGCCGTATTCAGGGCGATGCCACTATCTTTGCCGGTACAGACGACCTGTTGATGGAGACAGAGGCCTCGCAAGTCGCGGGTTTAGTAGCGCTGCTCGACCGCTTCATCATCATGGATGACGTGGAGTTAGCGGACATCACCGCGAATCGCTCCGGTCTGTCGCTAGTCGGCCCGCAAGCCGCCTCCCTGCTCCAGAAGATCGGCGTTCCCGCCGACGGTCTCAAGCCCCTGTCGATGCACACGATTCCATGGGGAGATGCCGAAGTCAGCGTCGTCCATGCTTACAGCCCTCTCGTGCCGAGGTACGAGCTATGGGCCGATGCCGCAACGGTTGCGAAACTTTACAGCGCCCTATCTACCGCTGAAGCGACGCATTGCGAAGATCAAGCCTTGAACTGGCTTCGAATGCTTGAGGGAACCCCGCTTTATGGAACCGATATCCGCGACCGCGAGCTTCCGCAGGAGACCGGCCAGACCCGCGCCCTGCACTTTGCCAAGGGCTGCTATCTCGGCCAAGAGATCGTCGAGCGTATTCGGTCGCGCGGCAATGTACATCGCACCTTCAGCGGCTTCCGCCTCGACGGCGAGCTTCCAACTGCGGGCGCACCGCTCGAAGCGGACAGCAAACAAGTCGGTGAGCTGACCAGCGTCGCTGCGATTCCACTGCCGGATGAGATCGGCGGCACGATACAACTCGCCCTTGGCTACGTGAGACGCGAAGCTCTCGATCGCGGCATACCAATTGTCTATTCCGGCGGTGTTGCCCTACCGGTTTCGCTTCCCTTTTCCGCGGCTGCAGCCTCCGAGCTGCTGGCTGCATCTGAAACTTCTGAAAGAGTGTGA
- a CDS encoding DUF1844 domain-containing protein — MPEQNKPFVVTDRRKFTMDGELRPDADPSPEKEERTPPPTPEPVAAAAPQASAPTEATQEPELPPAPTAEQNEQAKRAYEMTADRLDVAIRASNPGMDHPPAMSFEQLVQSVYMTSIMQMGGTTQEGQQPQVDILGARQSIDMLSVLEEKTKGNLTPEETRLFESALFELRMAFLEITQALARSAASKAPGGAGRPGPAGPSIVR; from the coding sequence ATGCCTGAACAGAACAAGCCCTTTGTCGTCACCGATCGTCGCAAATTCACCATGGATGGAGAGTTGCGGCCCGATGCCGACCCTTCGCCTGAAAAAGAAGAGCGTACGCCTCCCCCGACACCCGAGCCTGTAGCTGCCGCTGCACCGCAAGCCTCCGCACCGACCGAGGCCACGCAAGAGCCGGAGCTCCCGCCAGCCCCCACAGCCGAGCAAAACGAGCAGGCCAAACGTGCCTACGAGATGACGGCCGACCGGCTCGACGTTGCGATCCGCGCCTCAAACCCGGGCATGGATCACCCGCCCGCGATGAGCTTCGAGCAGCTCGTGCAATCGGTCTACATGACGTCCATCATGCAGATGGGCGGCACGACGCAGGAGGGCCAGCAGCCCCAGGTCGATATCCTCGGAGCGCGCCAGAGCATCGATATGCTCTCCGTTCTCGAAGAGAAGACCAAGGGCAACCTAACCCCTGAAGAGACACGCCTGTTCGAAAGCGCCCTCTTCGAACTACGCATGGCGTTCCTGGAGATCACTCAGGCGCTGGCACGGTCAGCCGCCTCCAAAGCCCCCGGCGGCGCAGGTCGCCCCGGCCCCGCAGGCCCCAGCATCGTCCGCTAA
- a CDS encoding MBL fold metallo-hydrolase, with protein MEATLTFLGTGTSMGVPTLGCDCAVCTSSDPRNRRTRPSILLEYNSHTVLVDTGPDFHAQALREGIRNVDAVLYTHGHADHVMGFDDLRPLSFRLKGNMPIYADDETARNIERIFEYTFREKDRYPTSAQVELHRIDLTPGSGFDLFHACFRRIPVTHGRQEITGYRFGSAAYLTDMSDIPPESMPLLQDLDVLILDALRHEPHPSHSHLEKSVALVEQLKPRRAYFTHMGHDLDHEATDALLPPHIRLAYDGLKINFEIA; from the coding sequence ATGGAGGCGACCCTCACATTTCTCGGCACCGGAACCTCCATGGGCGTGCCGACGCTTGGTTGCGACTGTGCCGTGTGCACTTCATCTGACCCGCGCAACCGGCGCACACGGCCCTCCATCCTTCTGGAGTACAACAGCCACACTGTGCTCGTCGATACGGGCCCCGACTTTCATGCGCAGGCCCTTCGCGAGGGCATTCGTAACGTCGACGCCGTGCTCTACACTCACGGACACGCCGATCATGTCATGGGCTTCGACGATCTGCGCCCGCTCAGCTTTCGCCTCAAAGGCAATATGCCGATCTACGCCGACGATGAAACGGCAAGGAACATCGAGCGCATCTTCGAGTACACCTTTCGCGAAAAAGATCGCTATCCCACAAGCGCACAGGTAGAACTTCATCGCATCGACCTGACACCCGGGTCGGGCTTCGACCTCTTCCACGCCTGCTTCCGTCGTATCCCGGTAACCCACGGCCGCCAGGAGATCACCGGCTACCGCTTCGGCAGCGCCGCCTACCTCACCGACATGAGCGACATCCCACCCGAGAGCATGCCGTTGCTGCAAGATCTCGACGTACTGATCCTCGACGCTCTCCGGCACGAGCCCCACCCCAGCCATTCGCACCTTGAAAAGTCAGTCGCCCTCGTCGAGCAGCTAAAGCCTCGCCGCGCCTACTTCACTCACATGGGCCACGACCTCGATCACGAAGCGACAGACGCCTTGCTTCCTCCCCACATCCGCCTCGCCTACGACGGCCTGAAGATCAACTTCGAGATCGCCTGA
- the ribF gene encoding riboflavin biosynthesis protein RibF: MQIFRQLAEVPANFGPSIATIGNFDGVHRGHQWVIAEVVSRARSLGQHSVAITFDPHPARIIRPESSQPLITPLEKKLELLSATGIDATLILPFTEELSRMTARTFATDVLQQTLRVTELHEGENFRFGYQAQAGVESLEALGRELGFSVRVYAPRHLRGKAISSSRIRQLITDGDISHVRALLGRSFAVHSTPASGRGYGTRYTVPTINLAPYAELLPAHGVYITSLTVGTGASSETFDAVTNVGNRPTFGADSFAVESYLLNFHPIELNETTPLTLTFLHRLRAEMRWPNPEALKEQIGRDVAKAKRYFNLCRAVGSRPRSADPLATLQEP, from the coding sequence ATGCAGATATTCCGCCAACTCGCAGAAGTCCCCGCGAACTTCGGCCCGTCGATCGCCACCATCGGCAACTTCGACGGCGTGCACCGTGGCCATCAATGGGTCATCGCCGAAGTAGTGTCGCGGGCGCGTTCGCTCGGACAACACTCTGTCGCAATCACTTTTGATCCGCATCCAGCGCGCATCATACGGCCCGAGTCGAGCCAGCCTCTCATCACTCCTCTTGAGAAAAAACTCGAACTACTATCGGCAACGGGCATCGACGCGACGCTCATCCTTCCCTTCACCGAAGAACTCTCAAGGATGACAGCACGCACCTTCGCCACCGACGTCCTGCAGCAGACTCTCCGCGTCACAGAGCTCCATGAAGGCGAAAACTTTCGCTTCGGCTATCAGGCACAAGCCGGCGTCGAAAGCCTAGAAGCACTCGGCCGCGAACTCGGCTTCAGCGTTCGTGTCTACGCACCGCGTCATCTACGCGGCAAAGCCATCTCTTCAAGCCGCATCCGCCAGCTCATCACCGACGGCGACATCAGTCACGTTCGCGCTCTACTTGGCCGCAGCTTTGCAGTTCACAGCACACCAGCCTCCGGCCGCGGCTATGGAACGCGCTACACCGTCCCAACAATCAACCTCGCGCCTTACGCCGAGCTACTCCCCGCACACGGCGTCTACATCACATCGCTGACAGTGGGTACGGGCGCATCGAGCGAAACCTTCGACGCCGTCACCAACGTAGGAAATCGTCCGACCTTTGGCGCCGACTCCTTCGCAGTCGAATCGTACCTGCTCAACTTCCACCCCATTGAGCTGAACGAGACCACTCCCCTGACGCTAACCTTCCTGCATCGCCTCCGTGCCGAAATGCGTTGGCCAAATCCAGAGGCCCTCAAAGAGCAGATCGGCCGCGACGTAGCCAAAGCGAAGCGCTACTTCAATCTATGTCGGGCGGTGGGTTCGAGACCCCGCTCCGCGGATCCGCTGGCGACTTTGCAGGAGCCGTAG
- a CDS encoding penicillin-binding protein 1A gives MQSLHRRPQASESEDVPQWQQALRRATLNGPDYPSRRIARRVTFYILLGLSAVFGSLCGLMLVYSIDLPQMDDLARYHPNTTTELLDVHGKVFGSFALERRVVLPYADFPPVLRHAIISIEDKSFESNWGVNLVRAVGAAYRDLHSSGRAQGASTLTMQLARNLFLSSEKTYGRKLQEVFLSVQIERRFTKQQIFELYANQIYLGHGTYGFEAGSEFFFNKHVRDLTLPEAALLAALPKGPEAYSPLKYPDRALRRRNLVLSEMLADRKITEKQADDAKAAPLGLHLEPPVNSVAPYFVEEVRRQLEKQYGVEQVHGAGLRVYTTLDLDLQQVANKAILDGTATYERRRGWKGRLPNVVLDGADVETYRHPDWVQPLDKGSYVHGVVTEVAAKKVVVKVGATQEAVLTPDDWKWTQNVDGDGFLRTGDVVYVRVESISADGTLRASLQQDSGAQASMMAVDNSSGEVLAMVGGRDFALSQFNRATQAQRQVGSSFKPYVYTTAIECGAKPTDIIVDGPTTFPTPSGPYTPHNYEGDYKGAMTLLNAFAESRNIPALKLAARYGIRKVIETAHRFGITSDIPAFLPVAIGSADITLAEQVGAYSVFPNDGIRIEPRYIRKVTQSNGLPFEMTSSDVTEVISVETARTMMQLLQAVVRQGTGVAASQMKHPFGGKTGTTNDFTDAWFIGFSPSVTCGTWIGFDDRQTLGEKETGARAALPMWMDFMRAAIANKPNEAFPTAGAPKKTLDVPMNGVANAVKPVRPLVAKPDEEDPDEPAGSAPKAVAPVAVPAPSTSATPPTPAISPAAPVERPKVPESSRRVAPVTAVPASPPPAATAPAKSPADPRSGVSNPPPDID, from the coding sequence GTGCAGAGTTTACACCGCAGACCGCAAGCCTCCGAAAGCGAAGATGTGCCTCAGTGGCAACAAGCGCTCCGTCGTGCCACTCTGAATGGTCCTGACTATCCCAGCCGGCGCATTGCGCGACGCGTCACGTTCTATATTCTGCTGGGATTGTCGGCGGTCTTCGGCTCGCTTTGTGGCTTGATGCTGGTGTATTCGATCGACCTGCCGCAGATGGACGATCTGGCGCGCTACCATCCGAACACCACGACAGAACTACTCGACGTGCATGGGAAGGTCTTCGGTTCCTTTGCGCTGGAGCGTCGCGTTGTGCTGCCGTATGCAGATTTTCCGCCTGTGCTGCGTCACGCGATTATCTCGATTGAAGATAAGAGCTTTGAGAGCAACTGGGGCGTGAACCTGGTGCGAGCTGTGGGAGCGGCGTACCGGGATCTGCATTCGAGCGGACGTGCTCAGGGTGCTTCGACCCTCACCATGCAGCTGGCGCGCAATCTGTTTCTCTCTTCCGAGAAGACGTATGGGCGCAAGTTGCAAGAGGTCTTTCTCTCGGTGCAGATTGAGCGGCGATTTACGAAGCAGCAGATATTCGAGCTCTATGCCAACCAGATCTATCTGGGGCATGGGACGTATGGATTTGAGGCAGGATCAGAGTTTTTCTTCAACAAGCATGTACGCGACCTGACGTTGCCGGAGGCTGCGCTGCTGGCTGCACTGCCGAAGGGGCCTGAGGCTTACTCGCCGCTGAAGTATCCGGATCGTGCATTGCGCAGGCGAAACCTTGTGCTGAGCGAGATGCTCGCGGATCGGAAGATCACGGAGAAGCAGGCCGACGATGCGAAGGCAGCACCGCTTGGGCTGCATCTTGAGCCGCCTGTGAACAGCGTTGCACCTTATTTTGTGGAAGAGGTGCGGCGACAACTCGAGAAGCAGTACGGCGTCGAGCAGGTTCATGGTGCGGGACTGCGGGTCTATACGACGCTCGATCTCGATCTGCAGCAGGTGGCGAACAAAGCCATTCTCGATGGCACGGCGACGTATGAGCGGAGGCGTGGATGGAAGGGACGGCTTCCGAACGTGGTGCTGGATGGTGCGGATGTGGAGACGTATCGCCATCCGGACTGGGTGCAGCCGCTCGATAAAGGGAGCTACGTTCACGGCGTGGTGACGGAGGTGGCGGCGAAGAAAGTGGTCGTTAAAGTTGGAGCCACGCAAGAGGCCGTGTTGACGCCTGACGATTGGAAGTGGACGCAGAACGTGGATGGCGATGGCTTTTTGCGCACGGGTGATGTGGTTTACGTCAGGGTGGAGAGCATCTCGGCGGATGGGACGCTGCGCGCTTCGTTGCAGCAGGACTCCGGAGCGCAGGCTTCGATGATGGCGGTCGATAACTCGAGCGGCGAGGTGTTGGCGATGGTGGGCGGCAGGGACTTTGCGCTGTCGCAGTTCAATCGCGCGACCCAGGCGCAACGACAGGTGGGCTCGTCGTTCAAGCCGTATGTGTATACGACGGCGATCGAATGTGGCGCAAAGCCTACCGACATTATTGTTGATGGGCCAACGACCTTCCCGACGCCGAGTGGCCCCTATACGCCACATAACTATGAGGGTGACTACAAGGGAGCGATGACGCTGCTGAATGCGTTCGCGGAGTCTCGCAACATTCCGGCGTTGAAGCTGGCAGCTCGGTACGGCATTCGAAAGGTGATTGAGACCGCGCACCGCTTCGGTATTACGAGCGATATTCCGGCGTTCCTGCCGGTGGCGATTGGCTCGGCGGATATTACGTTGGCGGAGCAGGTTGGGGCGTATAGCGTATTTCCGAATGACGGCATTCGCATTGAGCCGCGATACATTCGCAAGGTGACGCAGTCGAATGGACTGCCGTTTGAGATGACCTCGTCGGATGTGACGGAGGTGATTTCGGTAGAGACTGCGCGCACGATGATGCAGTTGCTGCAGGCGGTGGTGCGGCAGGGCACCGGCGTCGCTGCGTCGCAGATGAAGCATCCGTTCGGTGGCAAGACCGGCACGACAAACGATTTTACGGATGCGTGGTTCATCGGGTTTTCGCCATCGGTGACGTGCGGAACGTGGATCGGGTTTGACGATCGGCAGACGCTGGGGGAGAAAGAGACCGGCGCTCGCGCGGCGTTGCCGATGTGGATGGACTTCATGCGTGCGGCGATTGCGAATAAGCCGAATGAGGCGTTTCCAACGGCTGGTGCGCCGAAGAAGACTCTGGACGTGCCAATGAATGGTGTGGCGAATGCGGTGAAGCCTGTGCGGCCTCTGGTTGCGAAGCCGGATGAAGAAGATCCGGATGAGCCCGCGGGGAGTGCGCCGAAGGCTGTTGCTCCTGTAGCTGTGCCCGCGCCTTCGACTTCTGCAACTCCGCCTACGCCTGCGATTTCGCCTGCAGCTCCGGTAGAGAGGCCGAAGGTGCCTGAGTCTTCGCGACGAGTTGCACCTGTGACTGCGGTTCCGGCTAGCCCGCCGCCGGCTGCTACGGCTCCTGCAAAGTCGCCAGCGGATCCGCGGAGCGGGGTCTCGAACCCACCGCCCGACATAGATTGA